In bacterium, the genomic stretch AAGTTATTCACCTGATATGGTCTTGTGCCTGCACAACTTGTGAAATTAAGCAAGGAAACAATAAGTAAAAAGGTTAATAACTTCAATGTAATTCCACCTCTTTATATTTGGTAATTGGTAACTGGTAATTGGTAATTGGTAACTGGTAATTGGTAACTGGTAATTGGTAACTGGTAATTGGTAACTGGTAATTGGTAACTGGTAATTGGTAATTGGTAACTGGTAATTGGTAATTGGTAATTGGTTACCAATTACCAATAATTAGGTACCAGTTACCAATTTTTAATTTCGTGAAGCCCTAATATAATGAATGCTTTCGGATAAAATCTGAGTTACAAATTCTCCTTATCTACTGTTATCATCTCTTTTATCTTCTCAAATGTCTTTTGCCCAATCCCTTTTACCTTAGTTATATCTTTAATTGATGGGAAGTCCCCATGTATATTTCGATATTCGATAATTCTGTTGGCTATGGCAGAACCAATGCCGGGTAATTTATCAAGTTCTTCGATAGAGGCAGTATTTAGATTGATTTTCAACTTCTCTGATAGAGATTTACTTCCCTCTACTGTTATAAAGCCAACATCAATAGCTCCATGTTTTTTTGAGGAAGAAGAATCTCTCTCTTCTTCCTTTAATGTTACGGTGATAGAGGCAAATTTTTCTACATTACCTACGGTTATCAATCCCCTAATCTTTTCAAAATCTTTTTTACCAACCCCTTTAACCTTAGTTATCTCTTCGACCGATTTAAACTTGCCATGCATCTTTCTATACTCAACAATCCTATTTGAAGTTACACTTCCAATCCTGGGTAAAGTCATTAGCTCTTCTAATGAAGCAGTATTTATATTGACTTTATCTGGTATTATTTCTTCTGAAAAAACCTCAAAGGCAGAATGCACGAGCTCAATCTTAGAGAGTGCGTTTTCTCCCTGGATATGCGTTACTATTAAAATCCCGGAGGCAATTAATGCTGAGACAATAAGAAATAAGACCACTTTTTGCTCAGAGCGATTAAAAATCTCCATAACTCCAAATCCTGTAACCGTTC encodes the following:
- a CDS encoding helix-hairpin-helix domain-containing protein, whose protein sequence is MEIFNRSEQKVVLFLIVSALIASGILIVTHIQGENALSKIELVHSAFEVFSEEIIPDKVNINTASLEELMTLPRIGSVTSNRIVEYRKMHGKFKSVEEITKVKGVGKKDFEKIRGLITVGNVEKFASITVTLKEEERDSSSSKKHGAIDVGFITVEGSKSLSEKLKINLNTASIEELDKLPGIGSAIANRIIEYRNIHGDFPSIKDITKVKGIGQKTFEKIKEMITVDKENL